A stretch of Desulfurivibrio alkaliphilus AHT 2 DNA encodes these proteins:
- a CDS encoding bacteriohemerythrin: MRNSSSATNHSRLQKLLSGNGSATGFRWFVLVLLPVLLLLALAGQRAIAGWDRAALNLGFLALLAVLGLLFLLLAYIRQTQLTRLRATQQNMVFGLANLAEMRDPDTGKHLERTRGYGVILADTLRRQPKFRRLIDDKFIANLYDAAPLHDLGKVGVPDRVLLKPGRLDQEEFAVIQSHATTGARILERLIEKIDEPVPFLLMSHKIALHHHEKYNGSGYPAGLAGEDIPLEARIYALGDAYDAIRAKRPYKAPVTHLETVQRIYASRGTHFDPDIVNAFLDCEEHFMELFDSYQVYDDVYLHRAKADAQEGGGIEPAVVWSREFELGLDIIDRQHRELIERINSLLNAVRQGKGREESMTLLRFLQEYVIEHFRSEEIYMRHMGYQDYETHKEMHDTFVADLHDLTAEVEKTGITSEHVVQINKRVINWVVAHIFLVDKNLRDCRRPTEQ, from the coding sequence ATGCGTAACTCCTCTTCCGCCACCAACCACTCCAGGCTGCAAAAACTCTTGTCCGGCAACGGCAGCGCCACTGGTTTCCGCTGGTTCGTCCTGGTGCTGCTGCCGGTCCTGCTGCTGTTGGCGCTGGCCGGGCAACGGGCCATTGCCGGTTGGGATCGAGCCGCCCTGAACCTGGGCTTTCTCGCCCTGCTGGCCGTGCTGGGCCTGCTGTTTCTGCTGCTGGCTTACATTCGCCAAACCCAGCTTACCCGGTTGCGCGCCACCCAGCAGAACATGGTCTTCGGCCTGGCCAACCTGGCGGAAATGCGAGATCCCGACACCGGCAAGCACCTGGAACGCACCCGGGGTTACGGGGTGATCCTGGCCGACACCCTGCGCCGGCAACCAAAATTTCGCCGGCTGATCGACGATAAGTTTATCGCCAATCTTTACGATGCCGCCCCCCTGCATGATCTGGGCAAGGTCGGGGTTCCCGACCGTGTTCTGCTGAAACCCGGCCGCCTGGACCAGGAAGAGTTTGCCGTGATCCAAAGCCATGCCACCACCGGGGCCCGCATTTTGGAGCGACTGATCGAAAAAATCGACGAACCGGTCCCCTTTCTGCTCATGAGCCACAAGATCGCCCTGCACCACCACGAAAAATACAACGGTTCCGGTTACCCGGCAGGGCTGGCCGGCGAGGACATTCCCCTGGAGGCAAGAATCTACGCCCTGGGCGATGCCTACGATGCCATTCGGGCCAAGCGCCCCTACAAGGCGCCGGTGACCCACCTGGAAACCGTGCAGCGTATTTATGCCTCCCGGGGTACCCACTTCGACCCGGACATCGTAAACGCCTTCCTGGACTGCGAAGAGCATTTCATGGAGCTGTTTGATTCCTACCAGGTTTATGACGATGTCTACCTGCACCGTGCCAAAGCCGATGCCCAGGAGGGAGGCGGCATTGAGCCGGCGGTGGTCTGGAGTCGCGAATTTGAGTTGGGGTTGGACATCATCGACCGGCAGCACCGGGAGTTGATCGAGCGGATCAACTCCTTACTGAACGCCGTCCGCCAGGGCAAGGGCCGGGAGGAGAGCATGACCTTGCTGCGTTTTCTGCAGGAATACGTGATCGAGCATTTCCGGTCCGAGGAAATTTACATGCGCCACATGGGCTACCAGGATTACGAGACCCACAAGGAAATGCACGATACTTTCGTGGCCGATCTGCACGACCTGACGGCGGAAGTGGAGAAAACCGGCATCACCTCCGAGCACGTGGTGCAAATCAATAAACGGGTAATCAACTGGGTGGTGGCCCACATTTTTCTGGTGGACAAAAACCTGCGGGATTGCCGCCGACCCACCGAGCAATAA
- a CDS encoding adenylate kinase — translation MNILVFGPNGSGKGTQGAIVQKKYGMPHIESGAIFRQNIGGGTELGNKAKEYIDRGDLVPDDITIPMILNRLQEDDCKQGWILDGFPRNKVQAETLAKALADAGMKLDYVVEIVLPRDVAKLRITGRRLCVNDNNHPNHIAFDAIKPVEKDGKLVCRVCGGELKTRPDDQDDEAIDKRHDIYYDDNTGTMAAVNFFKQIGGGTKVISVDGRPSIGEVTEAIMKELN, via the coding sequence ATGAACATTCTGGTTTTCGGACCCAACGGCAGCGGCAAGGGCACCCAGGGCGCCATTGTACAGAAAAAATACGGGATGCCCCACATCGAATCGGGAGCCATCTTCCGCCAGAACATCGGCGGCGGCACCGAACTGGGTAATAAGGCCAAGGAGTACATCGATCGCGGCGACCTGGTCCCCGATGATATCACCATTCCCATGATCCTCAACCGCCTGCAGGAGGATGACTGCAAGCAGGGGTGGATTCTCGACGGTTTTCCCCGCAACAAGGTGCAGGCGGAAACCCTGGCCAAGGCCTTGGCCGATGCCGGTATGAAGCTTGATTACGTGGTCGAGATCGTGTTGCCCCGCGATGTGGCCAAGCTGCGGATCACCGGCCGGCGGCTTTGCGTCAATGACAACAACCACCCCAACCACATCGCCTTCGATGCCATCAAGCCGGTGGAAAAAGACGGCAAGCTGGTTTGCCGGGTCTGCGGCGGCGAGCTCAAGACCCGCCCCGACGACCAGGATGACGAGGCCATCGACAAGCGGCACGATATTTATTACGACGATAATACCGGCACCATGGCCGCGGTTAATTTTTTCAAGCAAATCGGCGGCGGCACCAAGGTGATCTCGGTGGACGGCCGGCCCTCCATCGGTGAGGTGACCGAGGCGATTATGAAAGAGTTGAACTGA
- a CDS encoding NUDIX domain-containing protein, whose protein sequence is MSKTTIHCPSCGHAWQIWHNPRPTVDIIIETGEGIVLIKRRNPPQGWALPGGFVDYGESLETAAIREAREETGLTVRLREQLHTYSDPRRDARGHTISTVYRAEATGGTLRAGDDAARAEIFPLTRLPELVFDHDRMVADYLERHRRQGY, encoded by the coding sequence ATGAGCAAAACCACCATTCACTGCCCAAGTTGCGGTCACGCCTGGCAAATCTGGCACAACCCTCGCCCCACGGTGGACATCATCATTGAAACCGGGGAGGGCATCGTGCTGATCAAACGCCGCAACCCCCCGCAGGGCTGGGCCCTGCCGGGGGGCTTTGTCGACTACGGAGAAAGTCTGGAAACGGCGGCAATCCGGGAAGCCCGCGAGGAAACCGGGTTGACGGTACGGCTACGGGAACAACTGCATACCTACTCCGATCCCCGCCGGGATGCCAGGGGGCACACCATCAGCACGGTGTACCGGGCCGAGGCCACCGGCGGCACCCTGCGGGCCGGCGACGACGCCGCCAGGGCCGAGATTTTTCCGCTAACCCGGCTGCCGGAGCTGGTTTTTGATCATGATCGCATGGTGGCCGACTACCTGGAGCGCCACCGGCGCCAAGGGTACTAA
- a CDS encoding sulfite exporter TauE/SafE family protein, which produces MYFPTAEIEVSLWIPPLVALVISFFTSMGGVSGAFLLLPFQMSILGYTSPSVSATNQLFNIVAIPGGVYRYFKEGRMVWPLVWVVVAGTLPGVLLGAIIRLSWLPDPDLFKLFAAAVLLYIGGRMIIDLRRPAATAPGQANSEQRFQELVRQHQRQKADGTQAGGAPLPVVEVTHFNFKRLGYSFYGEKFDIPFWGIFGLSLVVGMVGGIYGIGGGAIIAPFLVSVFGLPVYTIAGAALTGTFVTSVAGVAFYQFLAPFYPELSVAPDWLLGLLFGLGGLAGMYLGARCQKFVPARAIKWLLCLILLFTAGKYGTDFLLNYLIS; this is translated from the coding sequence ATGTACTTTCCCACCGCCGAAATTGAAGTCAGTCTCTGGATTCCCCCGCTGGTGGCGCTGGTTATCTCTTTTTTCACTTCCATGGGCGGGGTTTCCGGGGCCTTTCTGCTGCTGCCCTTTCAAATGTCGATTCTGGGCTATACCAGCCCGTCGGTCAGCGCCACCAACCAGCTGTTCAACATTGTGGCCATTCCCGGCGGCGTTTACCGCTATTTTAAAGAGGGGCGGATGGTCTGGCCCCTGGTCTGGGTGGTGGTGGCGGGCACCTTGCCCGGCGTTTTGCTGGGGGCGATTATCCGCCTTAGCTGGTTGCCGGACCCGGATCTTTTCAAACTCTTTGCCGCCGCCGTCCTGCTCTATATCGGCGGCCGCATGATCATCGACCTGCGGCGCCCCGCCGCCACCGCCCCGGGACAAGCCAACAGCGAACAACGCTTTCAGGAACTGGTACGCCAACACCAGCGGCAAAAGGCCGACGGCACGCAGGCGGGCGGCGCGCCCCTGCCGGTGGTGGAGGTTACCCATTTCAATTTCAAGCGGCTGGGTTACTCCTTTTACGGAGAGAAATTCGACATCCCCTTCTGGGGTATTTTCGGATTGAGCCTGGTGGTGGGCATGGTGGGCGGCATTTACGGCATCGGCGGCGGCGCCATCATCGCCCCTTTTCTGGTTTCCGTTTTCGGCTTACCGGTGTACACCATAGCCGGCGCCGCCCTCACCGGCACCTTTGTCACCTCGGTGGCCGGGGTGGCTTTTTACCAGTTTTTGGCCCCCTTTTACCCGGAGCTGAGCGTGGCCCCGGACTGGCTGCTGGGGCTGCTGTTTGGCCTGGGCGGCCTGGCCGGAATGTACCTTGGCGCCCGCTGCCAAAAATTTGTCCCGGCCCGGGCCATCAAGTGGCTGCTCTGCCTGATTCTGCTGTTTACGGCCGGCAAGTACGGCACCGATTTCCTGCTTAACTATTTAATTTCATGA
- a CDS encoding ATP-binding protein has product MNTKPFAGQSRATETSSGIALNWLLRLRWWVIACQILLVLTILLLFHVAIPLPVLALIISFAFGSNLYFHYLVRYKGGVGEQAIIVVMFLDVLLFTALLYVTGGPMNPFTFLYLVHISLGAILLRPAWALTLAGLASVAYAALFLLPAYAPSQDLGLVALDTVFAPCHVPGEELLFFGREVSPHLQGMWVAFAITAFFIVFFVGQAYKALERHRQAMQHMQEEQRKTEKLASLATLAAGAAHELATPLATIAVASGEMRHQLRHLDRQPAKEPAKDQSGGGELPTTELLEDVELIRGQVERCREILYQMGADAGEHLGEGTTVFPLRRVVEQALDSFSSGERERILVDNQLADLEVKIPLRTFSRILRGLLKNGLEASPPGWEIELSCREEGPFLVFSVRDQGEGMDQVTLQRAGEPFFTTKEVGKGMGLGLFLAKTAAEHFGGGLNFTSRRGQGTTVSLRLKKDRIKAK; this is encoded by the coding sequence ATGAACACAAAACCTTTTGCCGGGCAAAGCCGGGCAACTGAAACCAGCTCCGGTATCGCCCTTAACTGGCTGCTGCGTTTGCGCTGGTGGGTTATCGCCTGCCAGATATTGCTGGTGCTGACCATTCTGCTGCTGTTCCATGTCGCCATCCCGCTGCCGGTACTGGCCCTGATCATCAGCTTTGCCTTCGGCAGCAACCTCTATTTTCACTATCTGGTCCGCTATAAAGGCGGGGTCGGGGAACAGGCCATCATCGTGGTGATGTTCCTGGATGTGCTACTGTTTACCGCCCTGCTTTACGTTACCGGCGGCCCGATGAACCCCTTCACCTTTCTCTATCTGGTGCATATCTCCCTGGGCGCCATCCTGCTGCGCCCGGCCTGGGCCTTAACCCTGGCCGGCCTGGCTTCGGTGGCCTACGCCGCCCTCTTTCTGCTACCCGCCTACGCCCCCTCCCAGGACTTGGGCCTGGTGGCCCTGGACACCGTTTTTGCCCCCTGCCATGTACCGGGCGAAGAGCTGTTGTTTTTCGGCCGGGAAGTCTCCCCCCATCTGCAGGGCATGTGGGTGGCCTTTGCGATTACCGCTTTTTTCATCGTGTTTTTCGTCGGCCAGGCTTATAAGGCCTTGGAGCGCCACCGCCAGGCCATGCAGCACATGCAGGAAGAACAGCGCAAAACCGAAAAACTGGCCTCGCTGGCCACCCTGGCCGCCGGCGCCGCCCATGAACTGGCCACCCCGCTGGCCACCATCGCCGTGGCCAGCGGCGAGATGCGCCACCAACTGCGCCATCTCGACCGGCAACCGGCCAAGGAACCGGCCAAGGACCAGAGCGGCGGCGGGGAGTTGCCAACCACCGAACTGCTGGAAGATGTGGAACTGATCCGGGGGCAGGTAGAGCGCTGCCGGGAAATTTTGTACCAGATGGGCGCCGATGCCGGCGAACACCTGGGGGAAGGCACCACGGTGTTTCCGCTGCGCCGGGTGGTGGAGCAGGCCCTGGACAGTTTCAGCTCCGGCGAGCGGGAGCGAATTCTGGTGGACAACCAACTGGCGGACCTGGAAGTCAAAATTCCCCTGCGCACCTTCAGCCGGATTTTGCGGGGGCTGCTGAAAAACGGCCTGGAGGCCTCGCCGCCGGGGTGGGAAATCGAATTAAGCTGTCGTGAAGAAGGGCCTTTCCTGGTCTTCAGCGTCAGGGATCAGGGGGAAGGCATGGACCAGGTCACCCTGCAACGAGCCGGCGAACCCTTTTTCACCACCAAGGAGGTGGGCAAAGGGATGGGGCTGGGGCTGTTTCTGGCCAAAACCGCGGCGGAGCATTTCGGCGGCGGCCTGAATTTCACTTCCCGCCGGGGCCAGGGCACCACCGTGAGCTTACGTTTGAAAAAAGACAGGATCAAGGCAAAATGA
- a CDS encoding response regulator transcription factor gives MNAKEQSILLVDDEVDFRKRLGKAFARRGYKVYEADGYESALALIRQENPAQAVIDLRMPGKSGLELVAAAARLPEPPAMVVLTGYGSIATATEAIRLGALSYLPKPADVDDIIQAFNHDPQREPEPAAEDFAAPSLARAEWEHINRVLNDCQGNISQAAQRLGLHRRTLQRKLQKYPPKA, from the coding sequence ATGAACGCCAAAGAACAAAGCATTCTGCTGGTGGACGACGAGGTCGATTTTCGCAAAAGGCTGGGCAAGGCCTTCGCCCGTCGTGGTTATAAGGTTTACGAGGCGGACGGCTACGAGTCAGCGCTGGCGTTGATCCGGCAGGAGAACCCGGCCCAGGCGGTGATCGACCTGCGCATGCCGGGCAAATCCGGCCTGGAGCTGGTGGCCGCCGCCGCCAGGTTGCCCGAGCCGCCGGCCATGGTGGTGCTGACCGGTTACGGCAGTATCGCCACCGCCACCGAAGCCATTCGGCTAGGTGCCCTTTCCTACCTGCCCAAACCGGCCGACGTCGACGATATTATCCAGGCTTTCAACCATGACCCGCAGCGGGAGCCGGAGCCGGCGGCGGAGGATTTCGCCGCCCCTTCCCTGGCCCGAGCTGAATGGGAGCACATCAACCGGGTGCTCAACGACTGCCAGGGCAACATCTCCCAGGCCGCCCAGCGCCTGGGCCTGCACCGCCGCACCCTGCAACGCAAGCTGCAGAAATACCCACCAAAAGCCTAG
- a CDS encoding histidine phosphatase family protein encodes MVTTLCLVRHGETEGSDIPRYKGSLDVPLSATGLEQVRHTAQRLRRALAELLRQRRQSYLRVVHDEEEAATTEGLEVVYCSPLIRAVKSAELIAAPHGLTPVVEPELRERHFGVWEGLSFAEIKRDFPEAFTAWAADPVRFAPPEGESTLEVAQRGQAALEAILARHPGGNIGVVAHGGVNRVILCRLLGMPLENIFRLEQDLACYNIIELWEQLPVIKALNA; translated from the coding sequence ATGGTTACGACTCTCTGTCTGGTAAGGCACGGGGAAACCGAAGGTTCGGATATTCCCCGTTATAAAGGAAGTTTGGATGTGCCCCTGTCGGCCACTGGTCTGGAGCAGGTGCGGCACACCGCCCAGCGCCTGCGCCGGGCGCTGGCGGAGTTGCTCCGGCAGCGGCGGCAAAGTTATCTGCGGGTGGTCCATGATGAAGAGGAAGCGGCCACCACGGAAGGGCTGGAGGTGGTTTACTGCTCCCCGCTGATCCGGGCAGTGAAGAGCGCCGAGCTGATTGCCGCCCCCCACGGCTTGACCCCGGTGGTGGAGCCGGAGTTGCGGGAGCGCCATTTCGGGGTCTGGGAGGGCCTGAGCTTTGCCGAGATCAAGCGCGATTTCCCCGAGGCCTTTACCGCCTGGGCGGCCGATCCGGTACGTTTTGCGCCTCCCGAGGGGGAAAGCACCCTGGAGGTGGCGCAGCGGGGGCAGGCCGCCCTGGAAGCCATACTGGCCCGGCATCCCGGTGGCAACATCGGGGTGGTGGCCCACGGCGGGGTTAATCGGGTGATTTTGTGCCGGCTGCTGGGGATGCCGCTGGAAAACATCTTCCGCCTGGAGCAGGATCTGGCCTGCTACAACATCATTGAACTGTGGGAGCAGTTGCCGGTGATTAAAGCCCTTAACGCCTGA
- the cobS gene encoding adenosylcobinamide-GDP ribazoletransferase: MLKDILPAARFLTIVPLPGGGTMLSERAITRSAAAFVAVGLLQGLLLIGVEMVAGRLFHPDLALWLVVLALVLVSGGFHLDGLADTFDALAVKSSGERERDLLRRLEVMKDSATGVMGLLAIFFALILKYYALKELSHSSYAVYYSSLLLLPAFGKWAMVTAMYRAAPARPEGLGRLFIGAVGRRELLWNALALLLPLVAVGWLLAGFLPSYSAIFYLLLPPALYLFGRLAVAFSRRQFGGMSGDTLGAVNELAEILFLLLVLLWLRLSVW, from the coding sequence GTGCTGAAAGATATTCTGCCGGCGGCGCGGTTTTTAACCATCGTACCGCTGCCGGGCGGTGGTACGATGCTCAGTGAGCGGGCCATTACCCGCAGTGCCGCCGCCTTTGTGGCGGTGGGGCTGCTGCAGGGGTTGCTGTTGATTGGCGTTGAAATGGTGGCTGGGCGGCTTTTTCACCCCGACCTGGCCTTGTGGCTGGTGGTCCTGGCCCTGGTGCTGGTAAGTGGCGGCTTCCATCTCGACGGCCTGGCCGATACCTTTGATGCCCTGGCGGTGAAAAGCAGCGGCGAACGGGAGCGGGATCTGCTCCGGCGCTTGGAGGTGATGAAGGACTCGGCCACCGGGGTCATGGGCCTGCTGGCCATCTTTTTTGCGTTGATCCTCAAGTATTACGCGCTCAAGGAGCTTTCCCACTCCTCTTACGCCGTTTACTACTCCAGTCTGCTGCTGTTGCCGGCCTTTGGCAAGTGGGCCATGGTCACCGCCATGTACCGGGCCGCACCCGCCCGGCCGGAAGGTTTGGGGCGTTTGTTCATCGGCGCGGTGGGGCGGCGGGAACTGCTTTGGAACGCCCTGGCCCTGCTGCTGCCCCTGGTCGCTGTCGGCTGGCTGCTGGCGGGCTTTTTGCCGTCCTATTCCGCAATCTTTTATTTGCTCCTGCCGCCGGCCCTTTATCTTTTTGGTCGGCTGGCGGTTGCCTTTAGCCGGCGGCAATTCGGGGGGATGAGCGGTGATACCCTGGGGGCGGTCAACGAATTGGCGGAAATCCTTTTTCTTTTGCTGGTGCTGCTATGGTTACGACTCTCTGTCTGGTAA
- a CDS encoding Fic family protein yields the protein MTRYIWQDKAWPHFTWRSDAVLEVLGRCNFMRGRLLGRVASLGMELGLEARAQVLTAEVMQTSAIEGQILNPNSVRSSVARRLGLPEAGASRQDRYTEGLVDVLLDATVNYDQPLTVERLHGWQASLFPGGFSGLHRIKVGAFRGEAAMQVISGPVGREKIHYEAPPGKKVEGEIDKFLNWWQEKQGRMDGILRAALAGFWLVTIHPYEDGNGRLARAVTDMALAQDEKSSVRYYSLSVQILEERAQYYQVLEKCQRGGLDITDWLVWFLGCFERAVAKSDQLIGTVLRKARFWEVNGRVSLTDRQRKVINRLLDAGPEGFSGGLTTRKYAGMTKASRATSYREISDLLNKKILIQNPGKGRSVSYDLAWP from the coding sequence ATGACTCGATACATCTGGCAAGATAAAGCGTGGCCACATTTTACCTGGCGCAGCGATGCGGTGCTTGAAGTGCTGGGCCGGTGTAACTTCATGCGAGGCCGGCTCCTGGGCCGGGTGGCCTCTCTGGGGATGGAACTGGGCCTGGAGGCCAGGGCCCAGGTGCTGACGGCCGAAGTTATGCAGACTTCGGCCATCGAAGGCCAGATTCTTAACCCGAACTCAGTACGTTCTTCCGTGGCCCGGCGACTGGGATTGCCGGAAGCCGGAGCGTCCAGACAGGATCGCTACACCGAAGGGCTGGTGGATGTTCTGCTTGACGCCACGGTCAACTACGATCAGCCTTTGACCGTGGAAAGGCTTCACGGCTGGCAAGCCTCTCTGTTCCCGGGCGGTTTTTCCGGATTGCACCGGATCAAGGTGGGCGCTTTTCGCGGCGAAGCCGCCATGCAGGTCATATCCGGCCCGGTGGGTCGCGAGAAGATCCACTACGAGGCCCCACCCGGTAAAAAGGTCGAAGGAGAAATAGATAAATTTCTCAACTGGTGGCAGGAAAAGCAGGGCCGAATGGATGGGATATTGCGGGCTGCTCTGGCCGGCTTTTGGTTGGTGACTATACATCCATATGAGGATGGCAATGGCCGCCTGGCCAGAGCGGTCACCGACATGGCGTTGGCCCAGGATGAAAAGTCTTCGGTGCGCTATTACAGCCTTTCGGTCCAGATCCTGGAAGAACGGGCACAATATTATCAGGTGCTGGAAAAATGTCAGCGCGGCGGTCTTGATATCACCGACTGGCTGGTCTGGTTTCTTGGTTGTTTTGAACGGGCAGTGGCCAAATCAGACCAGCTCATTGGCACGGTGCTGCGCAAGGCCCGGTTCTGGGAGGTAAACGGCCGGGTATCGTTGACCGACCGGCAGCGCAAAGTGATCAACCGTTTGCTTGATGCCGGTCCAGAAGGGTTCAGCGGCGGCCTGACCACCCGGAAGTATGCGGGCATGACCAAGGCCAGCCGGGCCACCAGCTACCGGGAAATCAGCGATCTGCTCAACAAAAAGATTCTGATTCAGAACCCCGGCAAGGGCCGAAGCGTCAGCTATGATCTGGCTTGGCCTTGA
- the istA gene encoding IS21 family transposase: protein MIHKIKALHGDGGGLSVRAIALELGVSRNTVRKYLRLDEAVISQAQVDRARHKRLDMHRSYIIYLLETYPRLSAVKVARKLREKVSGLAVSDRSIRRYVSVLKETGVVAQKRYYEPIIDHVPGVQCQVDPGELRGVLVGGEPQTLYFVVFVLSFSRLMYVGLSFEPIDTGRFIQLHDEAFRYFGGVTEECVYDQTKLVVIEELYRELTLNQRFAEYAATVGMRVHACEGYDPESKGKVEAGVKYVKQNCLYGETFSGRQDLRRYVRQWLDEVANQRTHGTTGQVPRHHFETEEQAHLHPYLTPAGLTVAASERRKVDKTGLISWRANRYSVPMAYQGGQVGVQVEDGQLQVIDLGRGEKIASHTVCLEKGQIIKNTHHYRDHSQRLQELEGAVCALLGQPAGERLCQVLKSTSPRIYKDQLVAAVQLLKAEETLDQALVDRLAQRPTLTATTLKRYLDSSRRSKERGRDSITATGLPDAEIQLGQYASLTAGHGDHPFGQEVNHGCH, encoded by the coding sequence ATGATTCACAAAATTAAAGCGTTACACGGTGACGGAGGTGGGTTGTCGGTCCGTGCTATTGCCTTGGAGCTGGGTGTTTCTCGTAACACGGTACGCAAGTATCTGCGCTTGGATGAGGCGGTCATCAGCCAGGCGCAGGTTGACCGGGCACGCCATAAGCGTTTGGACATGCACCGGAGCTATATCATTTATCTTTTAGAAACTTATCCCCGCCTCAGTGCGGTGAAAGTGGCTCGCAAGCTGCGGGAGAAGGTCAGCGGGTTGGCGGTGTCTGATCGGAGTATCCGCCGTTATGTATCGGTCCTGAAAGAGACCGGTGTTGTGGCTCAAAAGCGCTACTATGAACCGATTATTGATCATGTGCCGGGGGTTCAGTGCCAGGTTGACCCGGGTGAGCTGCGCGGGGTGCTGGTCGGTGGCGAGCCACAAACCCTGTACTTTGTGGTGTTCGTCTTATCTTTTTCCCGGCTGATGTACGTCGGTCTTTCCTTTGAGCCCATTGATACCGGGCGTTTTATCCAGCTTCACGATGAGGCGTTCCGTTACTTTGGCGGTGTTACCGAGGAATGTGTTTACGACCAGACCAAGTTGGTGGTCATCGAGGAGCTTTACCGTGAGTTGACGCTTAATCAGCGCTTTGCTGAATACGCGGCCACGGTGGGTATGCGGGTCCACGCTTGCGAGGGTTATGATCCCGAGAGCAAAGGCAAGGTCGAAGCCGGAGTCAAATATGTCAAACAGAACTGCCTGTATGGCGAGACGTTCAGCGGCCGGCAGGATCTGCGCCGTTATGTTCGGCAGTGGCTGGACGAGGTGGCTAACCAGCGAACCCATGGCACCACCGGGCAGGTTCCCCGGCATCATTTCGAGACCGAAGAGCAGGCGCATCTGCACCCCTATCTGACCCCTGCCGGCTTAACGGTAGCGGCCAGTGAGCGGCGCAAGGTTGACAAGACCGGGCTGATCTCCTGGCGGGCCAATCGTTACTCGGTGCCCATGGCCTACCAGGGTGGCCAGGTCGGGGTGCAAGTCGAGGATGGACAATTGCAGGTCATCGACCTTGGCCGTGGCGAAAAGATCGCCTCCCATACCGTTTGCCTGGAAAAAGGCCAGATCATCAAAAACACCCATCATTACCGTGATCACAGCCAGCGGCTCCAGGAGCTGGAAGGGGCGGTATGTGCATTACTGGGTCAGCCGGCGGGCGAGCGATTGTGCCAAGTGTTGAAAAGCACCTCGCCCCGGATTTACAAAGATCAACTGGTGGCTGCCGTTCAGCTGCTCAAGGCGGAAGAGACCCTTGACCAGGCCCTGGTGGACCGACTGGCCCAGCGGCCCACGTTGACCGCCACGACCTTGAAACGCTATCTGGATTCCTCCCGCCGCTCAAAAGAACGGGGGCGCGACAGCATCACGGCAACGGGGCTTCCGGATGCCGAAATCCAGTTGGGCCAGTATGCATCGTTAACAGCCGGCCATGGTGACCACCCCTTCGGCCAGGAGGTGAACCATGGATGCCATTGA
- the istB gene encoding IS21-like element helper ATPase IstB has translation MDAIERTATKYRNLRLNATASRLPELLARADANELSYLHLVEMMADHELEQRTGKRIALNRRKAGFPAEKILEGFDYRHQTTINKRQVNALLDFDFIDQRNNVIFIGPPGVGKTHLAIGIGQKAINAGYKVLFRSALDLVEELELAEMKGELKKKVSQLVKFDLMVIDELGYLPMSRQSRYNLFQLINSFYEYRSLIITTNKDFTHWGEFFHNDNVAVPIIDRIIHHSHIFMLGGESYRLKQKTAQ, from the coding sequence ATGGATGCCATTGAACGAACAGCCACCAAATACCGCAACTTGCGGCTCAACGCGACGGCCAGCCGGCTGCCGGAACTACTGGCCCGGGCCGACGCCAATGAGCTTTCCTATCTGCACCTGGTGGAGATGATGGCCGACCACGAACTGGAGCAACGAACCGGTAAACGGATCGCCCTGAACCGCCGGAAAGCCGGCTTCCCCGCCGAAAAAATTCTGGAAGGTTTCGACTACCGTCACCAGACCACAATAAACAAGCGCCAGGTCAATGCCCTGCTGGATTTCGACTTTATCGATCAGCGTAATAATGTGATTTTTATTGGCCCGCCGGGTGTCGGCAAAACCCATTTGGCCATTGGGATTGGCCAAAAAGCCATTAACGCCGGCTACAAGGTTCTGTTTCGCAGCGCCCTTGATCTGGTTGAGGAACTGGAGCTGGCGGAAATGAAAGGTGAACTGAAAAAAAAGGTCAGTCAGTTGGTTAAGTTTGACCTCATGGTCATCGACGAGCTCGGCTACCTGCCGATGAGCCGGCAATCACGCTATAATTTGTTCCAGCTAATCAACAGTTTCTACGAATACCGGTCGTTGATCATCACGACCAATAAAGACTTCACCCACTGGGGCGAGTTCTTTCATAACGACAACGTGGCAGTGCCGATCATTGATCGCATTATCCATCATTCACACATCTTTATGCTAGGAGGAGAAAGTTATCGGCTAAAACAGAAAACGGCCCAATAG